CGTCAGTGGGGAAGAGTTCGTTTTGATACACGTATCCCGCTTTGAGCCACTTCTTTAGAATCACCTTGTCCGTGGGGATATTGGCGATCATCCAGTCGTGGGAAATTTTGTCGAAACAGCCTTGGATGTCGGCCTCCAGCACCCATTCCGCACTCGCCTTTTTTGCCAGAGAAATGAAGCATTGTCCTCCAGCGTCAGCAGTAGAGCGTTCCGGTCTGAACCCATAAGAATTCAGATCGGCGGTGGTTTCCGCAACGGGTTCCAACGCCAGCAGATGTAACGCCTGCATGGCGCGGCATTTCATCACGGGGACGGTTAGCGCGAACTGCACCAGCGCTCAACGAGTATTTGGGATGGGCTGAGATCTGCCATCCATTCCATCCGTTAAAAGGTCAACGTTTTCCAGTACTGAAGACCCGGCGCGTCGGCGGGGTTGATACGCTGCTTCTGGGTCATGCAGAACGCGGCAGCTTCAGCATTGCCCGCGAATGGACCGACTGGGGCATGCCCTCTGTTCACGACGGTGCTGGCGTCACCGCGTGCCGCTTCGATCTGGACATGCTGCTAGAGCTGATCGACCTGATCGACCAGCTTGCCGTTTCGGCCTCGAAGAAGTCATCCACCAAAGGAGCTTGATCAATGGATATTCTTGACCTAGTATCAGACCAGTTAGATACGTGGTCTGATCATGCAAGACACACCATCGTCGACTTTGCGCAGGCGTCGTGCCCAGTTGCTGCGGCAAATGCCGGCTCTGGACACGCTGCTCAGGGGCTCGCTCATCGAGCGCTACAAGCGCTGCGGCAAACCTGGCTGCAAATGTGCCGACGGCCCCGGTCATGGCCCCAAGTATTACCTGTCGGTGAGTTTTCCCGGCCGCCGGCCACAAATGGACTACGTGCCGCAAGACGATTACGCCGACGTCACCGAGCGCCTGGCGAACTATCACCGGGTTCGCGAGATCATCGAGGAGATCTGCGAGATCAACCGCGAACTACTGCGCCGCCGCGAGGCGATCTAAGGGACGTCGGTGAGCCAGACGCCATCGCTCACCGACTGCATCGATCCGCACCTGGCCGGCGTACTCATCGCCAACATGCTCGAGGCCTGGCTCACCGCCGGGTCCGCGCTGGAACCGAGTGAGGAGGCCGTCGATGAACCCCAAGATCACCCCGCAACATCTGGGCAAGCCGGCGTACATTTATATCCGCCAGTCGACGCAAGCCCAGGTGCTGCACCATCAGGAGAGCACCGAGCGCCAGTACGCGTTGAAGGACAAGGCGCTTGCATTGGGCTGGACCGAAACGGCGATCCGTACGCTGGACCGGGACCTCGGTCACTCGGGCGCGCAGATGACGGGCCGCGAGGACTTCAAGACGCTGGTGGCGGATGTCTCGATGGGGCAAGTGGGTGCAGTACTTGCCCTGGAGGTGTCACGCCTGGCACGCTCGAACCTGGACTGGCATCGCCTGCTCGAACTGTGTGCGCTCACTCATACCCTCGTGATCGATTCCGATGGTTGCTACGATCGGTCATGTTGATGCCCTCATGTGTTTGCTCGCGGGGCGATAACGAGATGGTTTCGCACGCCCGATTTGAGCTCATGGAGAGCGGATATGCTCTCCGGGGTATTGGGAAACAGGAAACGTTTGTCATGCGAATCGCGCTGGACACAGATGACGCCGTCGCGGATGCGTCGCTTGATCCACGAGGTCGAAACCTGCAGGGATTGCGCGACATCGGCAACGGTCAACCATCCAGAGATGTGCCGCGCACGCATTGATCTGGCGTCGTGCAATACACGATGACGCTGCCGGATGAGCTGTACGGTCCGTGCCGGGACATGGCTGCATCGGGCCGAGTGATACCCCTCCTGGGACAGTATTCCGGCTATTGTGGCATCGTCGATGCCCTGCCGGGCAAGTTCAAGCACGCGGGCTTCCATCTCGGCGCCCCTGGTGAGTGCCCGCGCGGCATGCACACGCGGCTCGACCTCCAGTTGGGAGATCTCACCACCTCGCCAGACAACACGGATTGCGATCCGATCACGCGTTACCCGGTGCAGGATCACTTTATCAATCAGGGAACGCAGCAGGGCCTTCTTGCTCTCGCGATTGACTTGCGGTCGCTGCCAGATTTCCGGTAGCTGGGTACCGAGCGCAAGAAAGTCATTTTGCTCTTCAGCACTGAGCGCCTCCGGTTTGCATGCCTCAACCTGATGACGGGCAAGCGCATCCTCCGCCTGTCGCAGTTCGCGCAGCGCCGTTTCCCACCGCCGTTCAAGCTCGGCAGCAATCAGACGGTTATCCGGATCGACGCGATTGTATTGGCGCTCGGCCAGGAGCGCCTGATAGCGTAGCCGTTCGACCTGCTGCACCTCTGCCCGGTTGGCGGCATCACGGGTCTGCTGTCTTGCATGGTTTGCACCCGCCCACGTTTCGAGCTCCGCGGGTCCAACTGCCGCGAGGAAGGCCTCCACGACCCGCGCATCAATAAGGTCAGCAGGGAGGTGCTGGCATAGTTGGCCACCCTGACTACGCAGCAGATAGTTACAGACGTACCTGTTCGCATTCTTGTACTGCACCGCCATCTTGTGACCGCATTGCCCGCACCAGACGATGCCCTGGAGCACGGCTGCACCGTCGCGGGGTATCCCGCGCGTCTGGTTTCGCTGATATTCCGCATGGTTATCGCGCAACATGGCCTGGACCTGTTCGAAACGTTCCCAGTCGAGGTAGACAGGATAACGGTCTTTCACGACGATTTTCCATTCTGACATAGGACAGCGTTCTGTGATGAGCTTGCCGTTGGCATAAGTCGAATGGCACGACCGGGTTCGACCATAGACGAACGCACCCGCGTAGGCAGGATTCTTCAGAATCGCCGTGAGCATATTGGCCGTTGGTGAACGCCAGATGATGTCGCCAAACCGGTCGCGCCGCGGCAAGGTCAGCGCGTGATCGCGGAAGCGGCGCATTACTTTGCCCACCGACCCAAGACCCAGAAACGTCGTAAA
Above is a genomic segment from Paraburkholderia aromaticivorans containing:
- a CDS encoding recombinase family protein — protein: MTSELVTARHLCRKAIIYIRQSTPNQVVTNQESLRLQYALRQRASDLGWDDANIEVVDMDLGLSGSTLSHREGFKDVIARVTLGEVGIILSYEVTRLARNCTDWYPLLDLCGFRQCLIGDRDGVYDPGSANGRLLLGLKGTISEVELHTLRGRLTAGLLNKAKRGELALLLPAGLERDTNGMVHKDPNQEVQDRVSLIFTTFLGLGSVGKVMRRFRDHALTLPRRDRFGDIIWRSPTANMLTAILKNPAYAGAFVYGRTRSCHSTYANGKLITERCPMSEWKIVVKDRYPVYLDWERFEQVQAMLRDNHAEYQRNQTRGIPRDGAAVLQGIVWCGQCGHKMAVQYKNANRYVCNYLLRSQGGQLCQHLPADLIDARVVEAFLAAVGPAELETWAGANHARQQTRDAANRAEVQQVERLRYQALLAERQYNRVDPDNRLIAAELERRWETALRELRQAEDALARHQVEACKPEALSAEEQNDFLALGTQLPEIWQRPQVNRESKKALLRSLIDKVILHRVTRDRIAIRVVWRGGEISQLEVEPRVHAARALTRGAEMEARVLELARQGIDDATIAGILSQEGYHSARCSHVPARTVQLIRQRHRVLHDARSMRARHISGWLTVADVAQSLQVSTSWIKRRIRDGVICVQRDSHDKRFLFPNTPESISALHELKSGVRNHLVIAPRANT
- a CDS encoding recombinase family protein; translation: MNPKITPQHLGKPAYIYIRQSTQAQVLHHQESTERQYALKDKALALGWTETAIRTLDRDLGHSGAQMTGREDFKTLVADVSMGQVGAVLALEVSRLARSNLDWHRLLELCALTHTLVIDSDGCYDRSC
- a CDS encoding Y4bD/Y4pK family protein, with the protein product MGWAEICHPFHPLKGQRFPVLKTRRVGGVDTLLLGHAERGSFSIAREWTDWGMPSVHDGAGVTACRFDLDMLLELIDLIDQLAVSASKKSSTKGA
- a CDS encoding DUF6788 family protein — its product is MPALDTLLRGSLIERYKRCGKPGCKCADGPGHGPKYYLSVSFPGRRPQMDYVPQDDYADVTERLANYHRVREIIEEICEINRELLRRREAI